A single window of Candidatus Eisenbacteria bacterium DNA harbors:
- a CDS encoding HupE/UreJ family protein: MRRTAVMALLPGFLWAAAAFAHGTGYSFLDIRLTEGEVRGTVGVLVTDVAHELAWSRADSLVDSTRAAVVGPQLAAILAPRLHLSADGKTLPIRFGEALADPTGYGVKLRFTATLERRPGTFDVEARLFPHDPRHETYLNVYEGDSLKLQTVLDRRHQSGRLYTGTRQGHLAVFRTFLVAGIQHIFTGPDHVLFVIALLLLGGAFSRLLKVVTAFTVAHSITLALATLRIVDPPGRIIEPLIALSIALVGFDNLRAKPGHDHRVTLAFLFGLVHGFGFASVLREFGLPPSALGWSLFSFNLGVEVGQAVIVAAIAPALGLLRGRSPQLADGVVRYGSYAVVLAGAYWLGQRLFAGN; the protein is encoded by the coding sequence ATGAGGCGGACCGCCGTGATGGCGTTGCTCCCAGGCTTCCTGTGGGCGGCGGCGGCCTTCGCCCACGGCACCGGCTACAGCTTCCTCGACATCCGGCTCACCGAAGGCGAGGTCCGAGGGACGGTCGGCGTTCTGGTGACCGACGTGGCGCACGAGCTCGCCTGGTCTCGCGCCGATTCCCTGGTGGACTCGACTCGCGCCGCCGTCGTCGGGCCTCAACTCGCCGCGATCCTCGCACCCCGACTCCATCTCTCGGCAGACGGCAAGACGCTTCCGATCCGTTTCGGAGAAGCCCTCGCCGACCCGACGGGATATGGCGTGAAGCTCAGGTTTACGGCCACGCTCGAGCGCCGGCCCGGGACGTTCGACGTCGAAGCGCGGCTCTTTCCCCACGACCCCAGGCACGAAACCTACCTCAATGTCTACGAAGGCGACTCGCTGAAGCTTCAGACGGTGCTCGACCGCCGTCACCAGAGCGGGCGTCTCTACACCGGCACTCGACAAGGCCATCTGGCCGTGTTTCGCACGTTCCTGGTGGCCGGCATCCAGCACATCTTCACCGGCCCGGATCACGTGCTGTTCGTGATCGCTCTGCTGCTCCTCGGGGGCGCCTTTTCCCGGCTGCTCAAGGTGGTGACGGCATTCACCGTGGCCCACAGCATCACGCTCGCGCTCGCCACGCTACGCATCGTGGACCCGCCAGGACGGATCATCGAGCCGCTGATCGCTTTGAGCATCGCGCTCGTGGGTTTCGACAACCTCAGAGCCAAGCCCGGCCACGATCACCGAGTCACCCTCGCCTTCCTCTTCGGTCTGGTTCATGGATTCGGCTTCGCCAGCGTCCTGAGGGAGTTCGGTCTCCCTCCATCCGCTCTGGGCTGGTCCTTGTTCTCCTTCAACCTGGGCGTCGAGGTCGGACAAGCTGTGATCGTCGCGGCGATCGCGCCCGCGCTCGGCCTGCTGCGCGGCCGCTCCCCCCAATTGGCCGATGGCGTCGTGCGTTACGGCTCCTATGCCGTGGTTCTGGCGGGAGCCTACTGGCTAGGCCAACGGCTGTTCGCGGGCAACTGA
- a CDS encoding rhodanese-like domain-containing protein — protein MPALDPLSAAASIGSYALLDVRDEREFMSGHFEGSGHLPAAELNERRGELPPRDAHILVVAAGSANAREAAETLEGLGYRDVAWLDGRVSESDLDLVRTPAKPLWRPSPFLEQVLPQLPDPRQGPRRALDLAAGAGRESVFMALRGYEVEAWDHDRGTLEKASAMALRHGVKIETQTRDLETRDPRLPVESHDVVMVFRFLHRPLFPQIARAVAMGGVVIYETYLKGQERFGRPKHPRFLLDRDELPRHFPGFVVEHYEEQTPDSGPMLARLLARKPGGSSGEISAP, from the coding sequence GTGCCGGCGCTCGATCCGCTTAGTGCGGCAGCCTCGATCGGGTCGTACGCGTTGCTCGACGTGCGCGACGAGCGCGAGTTCATGTCCGGACATTTCGAAGGCAGCGGCCACCTGCCGGCCGCGGAGCTGAACGAGCGCCGGGGAGAGCTGCCTCCGCGTGACGCCCACATCCTCGTGGTCGCGGCCGGGAGCGCGAATGCGCGGGAGGCGGCAGAAACCCTGGAGGGCCTCGGCTACCGGGACGTCGCCTGGCTCGACGGCAGGGTGAGCGAGAGCGATCTCGATCTGGTGCGGACCCCCGCGAAGCCGCTATGGAGGCCATCGCCCTTCCTCGAGCAGGTGCTGCCCCAGCTTCCCGATCCACGACAGGGACCGCGCCGCGCCCTGGATCTGGCCGCAGGCGCCGGTCGCGAGTCGGTGTTCATGGCGCTCCGCGGCTACGAGGTCGAAGCGTGGGATCACGATCGCGGAACGCTGGAGAAGGCATCGGCCATGGCCTTGCGCCACGGGGTCAAGATCGAGACCCAGACCCGCGATCTCGAGACGCGCGATCCGCGGCTCCCGGTCGAGAGCCACGACGTGGTGATGGTGTTCCGCTTCCTCCACCGGCCGTTGTTCCCGCAGATCGCGCGCGCCGTCGCGATGGGCGGCGTCGTGATCTACGAGACCTACCTCAAGGGCCAGGAGCGATTCGGCCGCCCGAAGCACCCGCGCTTCCTGCTGGATCGCGACGAGCTGCCCCGGCACTTCCCCGGATTCGTGGTCGAGCACTATGAGGAGCAGACGCCGGATTCGGGACCCATGCTGGCGCGGCTTCTGGCGCGCAAGCCCGGAGGCTCATCCGGCGAGATCTCGGCACCGTAA
- a CDS encoding TolC family protein — MLSIAIVAALWGPRAEAQVPAIAEPDTSFLAGEVPGQTLSLTLDQAQRLGVANSPLTRGALGSLRAARGSRMTAAGDFDPVLVAADEQISIDSPVSSPFAGSETRQRLVTGGLSWLSPIGTLISASVVQDKFESNAPFTTLPRERRAGARLAFVQPLLKGFGTAATRGELRARDREVEAAERRYDSAELQVSADVEASYWTLYAIERDLEARLRQRQSAAVFLRDQMLRGRAGVAGPAAVAAARTFLADQEAILLEVRLGVRTASDRLAQAIGISPGSQARLHAADEPIPPPALDPLDEMMRRAMVSNTELRAAEQDTAAALHRLKRAAWNAWPSVEAFGGYGGQGLAGTSRPIVFGGDTLGTSSDTGFDHAWDQVWGDDYPEWNFGLRLTMPIPWRADRGEHERSRGEYERARAVLHARRLALETDVRTAYRDAETAQATLRALRELLSATQEQARIGRLEYEAGRATAYDIVDLEAQVAGAQLRMSQAMVRVARSRTELRRLTQPAPQRTP, encoded by the coding sequence GTGCTCTCGATCGCCATCGTCGCCGCCCTATGGGGGCCGCGCGCCGAGGCTCAAGTCCCCGCCATCGCCGAGCCCGACACCTCCTTCCTGGCTGGCGAAGTCCCAGGCCAGACGCTCAGCCTCACGCTCGACCAGGCCCAACGCCTCGGTGTCGCCAACAGCCCGCTGACGCGCGGCGCGCTCGGCTCGTTGCGCGCGGCTCGGGGCTCGAGGATGACCGCGGCGGGCGACTTCGATCCCGTTCTGGTCGCCGCGGACGAGCAGATCAGCATCGATTCGCCGGTGAGCTCGCCGTTCGCCGGCTCGGAGACCCGGCAGCGCCTGGTGACCGGCGGACTCTCGTGGCTCTCGCCGATCGGAACGCTGATCTCGGCATCGGTCGTCCAGGACAAGTTCGAGAGCAACGCGCCGTTCACGACCTTGCCGCGCGAGCGGCGCGCGGGCGCGCGCTTGGCGTTCGTGCAGCCGTTGCTCAAGGGCTTTGGCACCGCGGCCACGCGCGGTGAGCTGCGGGCGCGGGATCGCGAGGTGGAGGCTGCGGAACGGCGCTACGACAGCGCCGAGCTGCAGGTGAGCGCCGACGTGGAAGCCTCGTACTGGACGCTGTACGCCATCGAGCGCGACCTCGAAGCGCGGCTCCGCCAGCGCCAGAGCGCGGCGGTGTTCCTTCGCGACCAGATGCTGCGCGGACGCGCGGGAGTCGCCGGTCCGGCCGCGGTGGCGGCGGCGCGCACGTTCCTCGCCGATCAGGAGGCCATTCTGCTCGAGGTGCGGCTCGGGGTCCGCACCGCATCGGACCGCCTCGCTCAGGCGATCGGCATTTCGCCCGGGAGCCAGGCGCGTCTGCACGCCGCCGACGAGCCGATCCCGCCGCCGGCGCTCGATCCCTTGGACGAGATGATGCGCCGGGCGATGGTCTCGAACACCGAGCTGCGCGCCGCCGAGCAGGACACGGCCGCGGCGCTGCATCGCTTGAAGCGCGCGGCATGGAACGCATGGCCTTCGGTCGAGGCGTTCGGCGGTTACGGCGGGCAGGGCTTGGCGGGGACGAGCCGCCCGATCGTGTTCGGCGGCGACACGCTGGGAACCTCGAGCGACACCGGATTCGACCACGCCTGGGACCAGGTATGGGGCGACGACTATCCGGAGTGGAACTTCGGCCTGCGACTGACCATGCCGATCCCCTGGCGCGCCGATCGTGGAGAGCACGAGCGCAGCCGCGGCGAGTACGAACGCGCGCGCGCCGTGCTGCACGCGCGCCGCCTGGCGCTCGAAACCGACGTGCGCACGGCATATCGCGATGCCGAGACGGCTCAGGCGACGCTGCGGGCGTTGCGCGAGCTGCTCTCGGCCACCCAGGAGCAGGCTCGCATCGGACGGCTCGAATACGAGGCCGGCCGGGCCACGGCGTACGATATCGTCGACCTCGAGGCGCAGGTCGCGGGAGCGCAGCTGCGCATGTCCCAGGCGATGGTGCGCGTGGCGCGCTCGAGGACCGAATTGAGACGCCTCACCCAACCTGCTCCCCAGAGGACTCCATGA
- a CDS encoding iron dependent repressor, metal binding and dimerization domain protein, translated as MWALEEDGRVPEASRVRIPDVVDNRRTLTGMAESGLIFPPGTTLEFTPRGRNRARDLVRRRRLAEVLFSSALHVPDPQVEATACRMEHIIDPEVENSICSFLGHPRNCPHGRPIPQGNCCAFPIVS; from the coding sequence ATGTGGGCGCTGGAAGAGGACGGACGCGTTCCGGAAGCCAGCCGCGTGCGCATCCCGGACGTGGTGGACAACCGCCGCACGCTGACCGGCATGGCCGAGAGCGGATTGATCTTTCCTCCCGGGACCACGCTGGAGTTCACCCCGCGCGGACGCAATCGCGCGCGGGATCTCGTGCGCCGCCGCCGGCTCGCCGAAGTGCTCTTCTCCTCTGCGCTCCACGTGCCCGACCCCCAGGTGGAGGCCACGGCGTGCCGCATGGAGCACATCATCGACCCCGAGGTCGAGAACAGCATCTGCAGCTTCCTCGGCCACCCGCGCAACTGTCCGCACGGCCGCCCCATCCCCCAGGGCAACTGCTGCGCCTTTCCGATCGTCTCCTGA
- a CDS encoding DUF4198 domain-containing protein, whose protein sequence is MPWWMALASCLLPCPAGAHEFWLAPTRYRAARGDTVAVKAYVGTGFRGEIKPYAPSRAVRFSLRTTRDIDLSRAARNGDLVMARFVVADEGGSLVSHQSTFADVELPAAEFDAYLKLEGLDAVRARRAHASSSGVVRERYARCAKTWVAGSEVTRITRPTGLTYELTPLATPASGSLTVRATFRGRPLSGALVRAWNRPLPKGGRPFDPTMRDSVPSWTEGRTDARGLVTLPLGRTGEWLFSSVHMVPSADREEADWESYWASLTFARSAP, encoded by the coding sequence ATGCCCTGGTGGATGGCGCTCGCCTCGTGCCTCCTGCCCTGTCCCGCCGGCGCCCACGAGTTCTGGCTCGCGCCCACCCGCTACCGGGCGGCTCGCGGCGACACGGTGGCGGTGAAGGCCTACGTGGGAACCGGGTTCCGTGGCGAGATCAAACCCTATGCCCCAAGCCGCGCGGTGCGCTTCTCCCTGCGCACGACCCGCGACATCGACCTGTCACGAGCCGCGCGGAATGGCGATCTGGTGATGGCGCGCTTCGTCGTCGCCGACGAGGGAGGCTCGCTGGTGTCCCATCAATCGACCTTCGCCGACGTCGAGCTGCCGGCGGCGGAGTTCGACGCCTACCTGAAGCTCGAGGGCCTGGACGCGGTCCGTGCTCGGCGCGCTCACGCGTCTTCTTCGGGCGTCGTGCGCGAGCGTTATGCCCGTTGCGCCAAGACCTGGGTGGCCGGATCGGAGGTCACGCGCATCACCCGCCCAACGGGCCTCACTTACGAGCTGACCCCGCTCGCGACTCCCGCCTCGGGATCGCTCACCGTGCGTGCAACCTTCCGCGGCCGGCCTTTGTCCGGGGCGCTGGTTCGCGCATGGAATCGCCCACTCCCGAAGGGCGGCCGGCCCTTCGATCCCACCATGCGGGATTCTGTGCCCTCGTGGACCGAAGGGCGCACCGACGCGCGCGGGCTCGTGACACTCCCGCTCGGTCGCACAGGCGAGTGGCTGTTCAGCTCGGTTCACATGGTGCCGAGCGCGGATCGAGAGGAAGCCGACTGGGAGAGCTACTGGGCGTCGCTCACCTTCGCGCGGAGCGCGCCATGA
- a CDS encoding efflux RND transporter periplasmic adaptor subunit, whose translation MSMARAIRGSHLSVLVLGLLAASCAKRGGGFQMPPTPVEIAEVEAQSITDQFHAVGTLEARENVKVVAEISGVVRQLPFAEGQTVAAGSVIARLEDSELRAEASRAEALRDQAKTNHQRVHQLFDQRAASQQELDDTESALKVAEANLAVARTRLAKTRIVSPFAGAVGRRMVSPGAYLTVGQQITEVAAIDEMKITFSTPERYLAQLRHGAAVNIITTAYRGDIFSGTINVIDPLIDPVTHTVQLEARIPNRGRKLRPGMSADVTASLGQRPRALIVPDEAVFGEGDQNFVYVVKPDSTVTRQAVVLGTRDSARAEIVSGVKEGDRVVRAGYQKLFEGARVLPLPEGGPGGPGANAGGEAGAAAAGAQAKSKR comes from the coding sequence ATGAGTATGGCTCGTGCCATTCGAGGGTCGCACCTTTCCGTACTCGTCCTCGGGTTGCTCGCTGCCTCCTGTGCCAAGCGTGGCGGCGGCTTCCAGATGCCGCCGACCCCGGTCGAGATCGCCGAGGTCGAGGCGCAGTCGATCACCGATCAGTTCCATGCCGTCGGAACCCTCGAAGCCCGAGAGAACGTCAAGGTCGTGGCCGAGATCAGCGGAGTCGTCCGGCAGCTGCCGTTCGCCGAGGGCCAGACCGTGGCGGCTGGATCCGTGATCGCCCGCCTCGAAGACAGCGAACTCAGGGCCGAGGCTTCGCGGGCCGAGGCACTGCGCGATCAAGCGAAGACCAACCATCAGCGGGTGCATCAGCTCTTCGATCAGCGCGCCGCCTCGCAGCAGGAGCTGGACGACACCGAATCGGCGCTCAAGGTTGCCGAGGCCAATCTCGCGGTTGCTCGCACCCGGCTCGCCAAGACGCGCATCGTCTCGCCGTTCGCGGGCGCGGTGGGGCGCCGCATGGTTTCCCCCGGCGCCTACCTGACGGTCGGCCAGCAGATCACCGAGGTGGCGGCGATCGACGAGATGAAGATCACGTTCTCCACTCCCGAGCGTTACCTGGCCCAGCTCCGCCACGGGGCCGCGGTCAACATCATCACGACCGCCTATCGTGGGGACATCTTCAGCGGGACCATCAACGTGATCGATCCTCTGATCGATCCGGTCACGCACACGGTGCAGCTCGAGGCCCGGATCCCGAACCGCGGCCGCAAGCTGAGGCCCGGAATGTCCGCCGACGTCACCGCATCCCTCGGGCAGCGGCCTCGGGCCCTGATCGTTCCTGACGAGGCGGTCTTTGGCGAAGGGGATCAAAACTTCGTTTACGTCGTGAAGCCGGACAGCACCGTCACCCGTCAGGCCGTCGTCCTCGGCACTCGCGACTCGGCACGCGCCGAGATCGTCTCGGGGGTGAAGGAAGGAGACCGGGTCGTGCGAGCCGGCTATCAAAAGCTGTTCGAGGGCGCGCGGGTGCTGCCGCTGCCCGAGGGCGGCCCGGGAGGACCTGGCGCGAACGCCGGTGGCGAAGCGGGCGCCGCCGCGGCCGGTGCTCAGGCGAAAAGCAAGCGATGA